The window tgctcatactgcgtactgtactcttatttggattatagtgacacttatactcttgtactctgtacttaactgcatttaatgtaacttgatacctctggcacaagaatttcctttgggattaataaagttttatcttatcttatcttatcttatcttatcagactaacatcaacacacacacgattCAGAGCAaaataaactagaaaagggcatttcctgaacaaaatgcaagtttgattgctgcagctgaagcattgctttgaatgctgatgtgaaggattgctctgaattgctggagaatcagagaaattcagagctttgtatgcctctgtgtgtcagcctgtcaccatggtaacagcagaggagacctcaaaaaccattccaaactttgagagcctggcgtgcggaaatgatttggaattagaaaattctgaatacaagtttgatagagcagcatctaatgagcgttttaagactaaaatagAGTCtatagcttgaaatttgtaggaggagacacatttggcagatgacaccgaaattgctgaatatttgaaaaactataattttttgaaaaaaaagtagTAGTGAAGtagacccggaatgtcctctgtgagatgaacattttgatagttgaatggctgaaatcggtcaatgtatggtgaagatacactgcgccaaaaaacttacggaagaataaaaaagcagcagaagaagaagagaagagggtgactaacaagagtttgattgcctagcaacagcaatcaaactaaatatattTTCCCAGCTGCACAACTGAATACACACGAGGTATAAGCATTcatacagagaaacacacacagacgaacTGAAGCACTGAGGATGGCACCAGCTGGCTGGCTGTGAGATCAAGCAGACAGGGATATGCGCGCCTGTGGATGCGCGTTCACAGACCTTCCGGTCTATCTGAGTAGGTATAACTAGTTGTTGAATTTTAGCTTGCAACTTAATAaatggtaaaaacacaacacacagaatgTCCCTTTTTCTAAGAGCCCTATTGCCACAGATGCGGTGAAATAAGCAGGCATCCTGATACACTGAGGAGACACTCACCTTTGGTTTTTCATCAGCCATGGTCACTCTTTTGGCGCTTCTCTACACTGCCACACAAAGAATACGAGTACGCGCACGTACACGTCGCCGTTTAAATTATCCGAAGCGAACGTGCGCGACCATGTGTCCGTGCGCGTCCACCATACGGCGCATTGAATGGCTACCCGTTGTCACGAGGGTGTAAGCGCAGTCTGGGCATGGGCGGGAGAGTCCCAATGCGCGTTAAAGAAGCAGTCATCTACACATGCACGCGCACAGCAATATTTTGACGTTTGTTTTGAGGTTTGGGGGGGTGCTTATCCTGCGAAATGCGCCTCACCGCCCCGCTGACCTCGCATACGAGCTGCATGGTTCAGCCATGGTCACTGTAAAGTGCACAACCACTTCCAGCAGAGCactctttgtttgtctttttattttaaccctATAAAGCCCAGCCGCCATcttgttttttctgtgtaatgTAATGATGAGatataataaagtaaataattaCTTGTATATAACTAAACAAACTAATCTGGTTAAATCAGTGATTACAGATTCCTAATATATGTATCATTAGCTTGTATGTAGCTAACATATACATAATAAATGCTCATATTCTATACTAACTATCTATATTCTAGACTAAATTTATTGATTATCGTTTTTATCTGTATGAGAGGACAAAAACCTCAGCTAAGCACAGccgatggaaaaaaaaaacaaaaacaggcaggAGAAAGGGCAGCCCTTTGATGACGTCATGACATGCGCCACAGTGGCTGTAGACTGAAAGACTGAGGCGCGTAAGGTACAGCACACGGAAAGCTGAGGTTAATGGCACGTTAATAACTAAGTAGATCGTCATTTTAGATTTTGCTTTAGTGGATCATAGTGTTCCCTGATGGAGGAGGTAGACGTCGAGCCGGCAGTTACTGTAAGTGACCCTGTAGTTCATTTAAGTCCTCTACTCCTGCTTTGCTAACAAGCTAACGGTCTCAGCAACCCTTCAAGTTGAAAATTCATACATTACATGCACATTGTTTGAAATAAGTGTCAAGGTTGTATGACTATCAAGAGAAACCCACGTTATCCTAGATGAAAATATAAATAGAGTTTAACTGTGGGTGTTACAAACTAATGTCAGAGTGTTCTGTAAAACTCAGTCCTTCCTGTTTGAATGCAGAATATCCCTGCAGTCGGTGATAAGAAGCATATGGGATTTGCCTGGGGTCCTGGTGATATTCTTGTCTATGAGACCCTATACCAACCACCAGGTGCGTGTCAATATGAATACAAGTCCCaagtgtttttatctttttttttgttgttgttgctagtGTCCATATCTTACCATCTTCCACCCTGTGTTTCAGGTCCCTCTGGATCAGTTTTCCCCTTTATCCATGAGGTCAGGAAAGATGAGGACATATACTCCCCCATTTTACGCAAACTCTTCAATGAGTCACATCACATCTTTGTGGGCCTGCAGACGATTAAAGAGGACCTCCCCAGCAAGAGCAAGAAACCCCAGTAAGGCCACCTATACGCTCATCTCTTGAATAATGTCAGTTGCACAAATTGGATGATACACATGGTCGATGATTGTATTCACCCCATCATCTCTGTCTTGCTACTTAGATTTGTTAGCATCAGTAAAAACTACAGATCTGTGATCAGAGCCTGTATGGAGGAGCTTCAGCAAGTTGCAAGTAAGATTTCTGAAATATAATGTTGTGCTTTAGTCATCACTATTTAAGGTTTATCAGATGtattgttttgtcttttgtgcAGTTTCTACAAACGATGCACAAGTGGCTACACAGTATGGAAACCAGGTCTGTTGTattactgtatgtgtatttatgtttttactttaaatgtgttttttttaactaacgCTCTTATGTTCCTGGTCTGTTTTTGTCATAGGTGTCCATTCTTTTGGCCATAGAACTAATCTGGAATCTGTGTGAAGTGCTGTTCATCGATGCTGCTCCTGGTTAGAGTCCTCTCACCTCTTAATgggacacatttgtttttatcttcaCTTTTGTGAAACCTATCAGTACTGAAATAAACTTGCACTGTGTGTGACTCCATTCTCAGCTGGTTCCCTGTTGCTCCATCTCCTGGACTGGGTAAGGTTACACAAAGCTGATGTGTATGAGAAGGCCAGAGAGGTACTGCATAGTGAAAACCCTGCTGAGCACCCAGACTACTGGGATGTGGTAAGTGAAATTTGAGATCTTTGCCCAGACCATTGGACAGCATGTCCTGCTTTGATTCTCTGTGTCTGATATAGAGAATAGTGTCACCACATGATCAGATTCTGTGTTGTGCAGGTGGTGAGTTATGTGCTGCAGGGCAAGTTGGAAGAAGTCAGGCAGATGCTTGTGAAACAGGCAACCCAGCAGCCTGCTGCCAGGGGCATGTACAATTTGATGGACACATTGCTCAGCAAGATGCCCTACTACAACGTAAGAGGTTTATTTTATGTTACTGAATAACTCAATCTTAACTAGTAGTATCAGCTCTTATTTTCACCCTTTCACTCTCAGCCTGGTGGCACTCAAACACTGACAGAGTTTGATGTTAAGTGGAGACACTGGCATGATGAGGTGGACAGGTGTGTGCAGGACAACTCATTTGCCAGCAACCAGCATCTTGAGCTCATCTGCAAGGTCAGTAAGCCTTTATGTAGTCTATCTATTTCTTCTTCTAACGTACATATTATATCTGCATTTATCGGCTTTGCTGTCTATTTTTTTTAGATTCTACTGGGAAGTGAAGACACTTTGCTGCAGTGCAAGGATCTGCTGAGCAATTGGTACCACTTCCTCGTCACTAGACTGCTGTTTGGCCACCCCACAGTAAAGCCCACGGAGCTACACTACTTTGCACAGGTACACCACATTCTGTACGATTCACACTCAGTGCTTCTACAGTCCTGTTAGTTAATGTTTAACATGTGCACTGCAGTCATCCATTAACATGTTCCTGGACTCGAGGACTGCCCCAGAGCCCCTGGACAGCATCTTACTGGCTGCCTTTGAGTTTGACATCCACCAGGTCATCAAGGACTGCAGGTGAGACAGTTACCCTGCCAACATGCACCAATGTGTATACCTGCAGTTTAAACTGATTGTGTCCCTTTAGCATTGCACTCAACAACTGGTGGTTTGTGGCCCATTTGACTGATCTGTTGGATCACTGCAAGCTTCTCCAGTCTCACAATCTACAGTAAGGGCATTGACTTGTTTACAATTCTATACCTTCAGTACAGTAACAGCCATTATTGTCTCCATcagaacatgtgtttttttctgcaacCCAAGAAATCATGCCCTAAATATGACAGAACACAGTGTTGAAGGTATAACatcatttctgtttgtgtgtattcagCTTTGGTTCCAACTTGAGAGAGTTTCTCCTGCTGGAATATGCCTCTGGTCTCTTCACTCATCACAGGTATGTCCATTAGGTGCAGTATAAAGCTGTAACTGTAATATGCTGCGTTTTACGTTTGTGGTATTTGTGTTGGcgtggagattttttttctaaatgtgttTGGTGTTAAGTCTTTGGCAGTTGGCTGTGGATTACTTCGACCACTGCCCAGAGTTTGGCCGTGTCTACTTGGAGCTGCAGATTGAGCGTGTCCCTTTAGAAACGGAGCGCAAAGCCCTCAAGGTGCTCAGGATATGTGAACAGAGGCAAATGTCTGAGCAAggtaacagttttttttctcagtccCCTTATTTTTTTTGAACGTGTTGCACTCaagtaatttatatttttaactTTCTTGTCCTCAGTGCGGAGTGTCTGTAAAATCATGGCCATGCGTGCTCTGAGGAACAACAGGCTGGGTTCTGCCCTCTCCTGGAGCATCAGGGCCAAAGACGCTGCCTTTGCAACTCTTATTTCAGAGAAGTTAGTTCCCTTTACAATGCTTGTAATTATAATCTTTAAAGAGCCCAGCACTGAAGAAGGTATTGATGTTTCTTCCCCATGATTCTGGTCACATCAGAGAGTGCCTTGTCTTTTTATCTTCAACACTATTTCCACCGAGGACATTTGTTTCTGGAACATCAAAGAAGGGCTTTTATTCTCTCCAAAcatgaagtaaaaataaatctAGTCATTTCCGGGCTGATATAATTTACACAACATCACATATAGGTGATTTAATACAAACTGTAGTTTTTGTGCTATAAGATATAGAAACCTTTGATGTGAGGTTGCATCCATCTAAATGGTTTTAAAttggtatgtgtgtgcatgtgcgttgCAGGTTTTTACAGGATTACTGTGCCAGAGGGACCTTCTCTGATCTGGATCTGATTGACAACTTGGGTCCATCCATGCTGCTCAGCGACAGGCTTACGTTTCTTGGTACGAACATGGAACACTTTACAGTCTTAGTAGCCCTGTGACATTTGTGACTCAACTACTACAACACCACATCAGAAAAAGAAATTGAAGTTTTTGTCACATCACAGATTTTCTAGAAACAggacatgtcagcatgtaaa of the Parambassis ranga chromosome 8, fParRan2.1, whole genome shotgun sequence genome contains:
- the nup85 gene encoding nuclear pore complex protein Nup85; this encodes MEEVDVEPAVTNIPAVGDKKHMGFAWGPGDILVYETLYQPPGPSGSVFPFIHEVRKDEDIYSPILRKLFNESHHIFVGLQTIKEDLPSKSKKPQFVSISKNYRSVIRACMEELQQVAISTNDAQVATQYGNQVSILLAIELIWNLCEVLFIDAAPAGSLLLHLLDWVRLHKADVYEKAREVLHSENPAEHPDYWDVVVSYVLQGKLEEVRQMLVKQATQQPAARGMYNLMDTLLSKMPYYNPGGTQTLTEFDVKWRHWHDEVDRCVQDNSFASNQHLELICKILLGSEDTLLQCKDLLSNWYHFLVTRLLFGHPTVKPTELHYFAQSSINMFLDSRTAPEPLDSILLAAFEFDIHQVIKDCSIALNNWWFVAHLTDLLDHCKLLQSHNLHFGSNLREFLLLEYASGLFTHHSLWQLAVDYFDHCPEFGRVYLELQIERVPLETERKALKVLRICEQRQMSEQVRSVCKIMAMRALRNNRLGSALSWSIRAKDAAFATLISEKFLQDYCARGTFSDLDLIDNLGPSMLLSDRLTFLGKYREFHKLYGEKRFTEAAKLLLSLMTAKIAPRSFWMTLLTDALPLLEQKEAIFSAEQTYELMFCLGELTSSLNTAAPGTDRSMQEEDLEVTKVELLRLALARNLAMAIVKEGTVDT